The nucleotide sequence CGATCTCGAGCGGACCCTGGTGGACGACGGCGTGGTGCTGTGCAAGCTCTGGTTTCACATTGACCCTGACGAGCAGCTGCGCCGGTTCGAGGAGCGCCTGGAGGACCCGTTCAAGCGCTGGAAGATGTCTGAGGACGACTGGCGCAACCGGGCACGCTGGGACGACTACATCGCCGCGGCCGAAGAGATGTTTCGCGAAACCGACACCACGCCGGCGCCCTGGAGCGTGATCGGCGCCAACCATAAGCGTTATGCGCGACTCGCCGCCCTACGCGTCGTGGTGGAGGCCCTGGCGTCCGCCGCAGGTCGCCAGGGCACGGAACCGGCGCTGTCCCGCCGGCGCCTGCCGTGATCCACGCAGGCTGCGGCCGGGCGGGTATGCTGCGCCCATGGATGCCGTCACACGAGGCCATGCTTCGCAGTCCCCACCGCGGGTCGAGGTGGTGATCGAGATTCCGCGCGGGAGCTTCCTCAAGCGCGGATCCACGGGTCACGTCGACTTCGTCTCGCCGCTGCCGTGTCCGTTCAACTACGGCTCGGTGCCGGCCTGGCTGGGTGGGGAGGGGGATCTGCTGGATGCGGTGGTTCTGGGGCCTCGCCTTGCCATCGGCACGCGTCTGACGGTGCCGGTCCGGGGGGCGGTGGGGCTCGCCGAGCGGCGGCTCTACGACGACAAGCTGATCTGCAGCGAGCAGCCGCTCGGGTGGCGGACACGTGCCGCCGTCGTCGGGTTCTTCCGCGTCTACATCTGCGCCAAGCGCGGGCTCAATCTCCTGCGCGGACTCCCCACGGACGGCCGCTGTACGGGATGGGGCGCGGCGCAGGCGGCGCTGCAGCGCGCGTCACCCCGCCCGAGCGACTGGCGCGGACCACCCGTACCGTTCTAAGGTCGTCGTCGCGATCCCATTGCGGGCCCGGTGCGTCGCGGCCCGGCAGAGCACAAGGAACCCTTCCATGAACCAGTCCGACCCCCAGGCAGGCGTGCCGCTGACCCGCCTCGGCCGCAGCGGTCTCCACGTATCCCGCATCGCCCTCGGCACCATGATGTTCGGTGACCGCACGGATCGCGAGGAGGCCGCCCGCATCGTCGACGACGCCCGCGAGCGTGGCGTCAACATGATCGACACTGCCAACGCCTACTCCCACGGCCGTTCGGAGACCATCACCGGCGAGCTGATCGCCGCCGACCGCGATCGCTGGATCCTGTCCACCAAGGCCGGCATGGCCATGGGCGAGGGGCCGAACGAGCGCGGCGTCTCCCGGCGGCACCTGGAGCGCGCCACGGCGGCGTCGCTGGGCCGTCTCGGGACCGACGTCATCGACGTGCTCTATCTGCACAAGGAGGATCATGGCACGCCGCTGGAGGAGACCGTGCGCGCGGTGGCCGACCTCATCCGTTCGGGCCGCATCCGCTACTTCGGCGTCTCCAACTACCGCGCCTGGCGCGTCGCCCGGATCTGCGACCTCTGCGACCAGGAAGGCATCGATCGCCCGGTGGTGGCGCAGGTCTACTACCACGCCCTCTACCGCGCTGCCGAGCTCGAGCTGCTGCCGGCCTGTGCTGCCCTGGGTGTCGGCGTGATGGGCTACAGCCCGCTGGCCCGTGGCGTGCTCACGGGCAAGTACGTGCCCGGCGCCGAGCCGCCGGCGGACAGCCGCGCCGCCGCCGGCAACCGCCGCATGCTCGCCACCGAGTACCATCCGGAAAACATCGCGGCCGCGGCCCGTCTGCGGGAGCACGTGGAGGGCCGTGGCGGCGCGCTGGCGCCCTTCGCCGTGGCCTGGGCACTGGCCAACCCGCTGGTGCATGGCATCGTGGCCGGTCCGCGCACGCTGGCCCAGTGGCAGGGCTATTTCGCCGGCCTCGATCACGCGCCGGACGCCGACGACGAGTCCGCCGTAGACGCACTGGTCCCCCCCGGTACCAGTGCCATCGCCCAGTACGTGGACCCTTCCTACCCGCCTGAGGGCCGCCCCCGGGCGCCTTGAATCAGCTACGCTGAGGGCAGTAGTGGGGGGCCGGTTTCGTCGGCCCCTGCAGCGGGCCGGGCAGGGGAAGCCGACAGCCAATGACGGGATCCGACGACGAGCGGTGCCAGCGCCGGGTGCGGACTCAACCCGGCCTGGTGCTGCCGCTTAGGGTTCAGATCACCACCGCCTTCCTGATCCTGTTCGGCGTGATCGCCCTCGCCGCTGGCACGATGGCTGGTCGCAGCACCCAGGCACTGGTGGACGAGAGCGTGCGGGCCTCGTTCAGCGGCAGCGCCGAGCTGGCCCTGCAGGAGTTGCGCCGACTCGAGAACACGGCCCGGGGCGCGGCGGCGGCACTCGCCGCCACGCCACTGGCCGCCGCCACGGACAATCGTGCCCGGCGGGAGCACCTGTACGTGCTGGCCACGGTGCTGAGCGCGGTCCCCGGGGTCTCGGCGGCCTATGTCGGCTGGCCGGACGGCGACTTCCTGCTGCTGCGCCCAATGGGTCCCCATGCGGCGCGCCTCGCAGCGCCCGAGGGCGCCCGCTGGCTCGCCCAGTGGGTATTCGATAGCGGGCCGCGCTTCGACTTCCTCGACGCCCGGCTGAATACCCTGGAGGCGCGCGAAGGCGTCACCTACGCGCTGGACCCGAGGACGCGTCCCTGGTTCCGACAGGCCGCAGCGACGTCACGGACCATCGTGACGGCGCCCTATATCTTCTACACCACTCGCGAACCGGGCATTACGGCTGCTCGCCGCGGAGCGTCCGGGGCGATCGCGGGGATCGACGTGTCGCTGCGGGACATTTCGGCGCGCCTGCCCTCGCAGCAGCCGGCGAGCGGGACCGAGGCCGCGGTGCTGGGGCCCGACGATGCGGTGATCGCCTATTCCGAGCCGGAGCGCATCCTGCGGCTGCTGGGCGAGACGCGCCTCGCCGACCCGGCACGGGACGACGCGCGCCTGCCGGAGGTCGCCGCGCTGGGCGTGCCCGTGCTCACGGCGCTGGCGGCTTCCGAAGTCGGCGCGACGGCGGCGCCGCGGCGGCTGGCGGTCGGAGGCGCGGACTGGCTCGGCGTGGTCAGCCCGCTGGACGACCAGGGCATGCGGCTGGCCATGGCGGTGCCGGTCGCGGGCCTGGCCGCGGTACCGCAGGCCATGCGCACGCGTCTGCTGCAGCTGTTCGGCATCGTCGCCATGATAGCGGCGCCGCTGGTCTGGTGGGCGGGCCGGCTGCTGGCGCGGCCGGTGGAGCGTTTCACCGCCGAAGTCGAGCGGGTCGCCGCGCTGGAATTCAGCGAATCGCCAGCCGTGCGCACCCGGGTCAGCGAAATGGCCGACCTCGGCCGGGCGCTAGATACTGCCCGCATTGCCCTCGGGCGCTTTTCCGCCATCTGCCAGGCGGTATTCGCGGAAGATCATGACCAGCGGCTGCTGGCCGGCGTGGTCGATGCGCTGGTGGATCATGGCGGCGCGCGGCGGTGCGCCGCGTGGCTGCGTGACGGCGAATCCGGTTTCCGGCTGATTGCCGCCCGGCCCCCGGCCGACGAGGGCCCAATCGGCGAAGGGCTGGCCCGGCGGCTGGCCGGCAGCGATGACCTCACCGTGGTCACGCTGTCCGGCGATGCCGCGGAGGGCGGTCCGCTGGCCCCGGGCGGCGAAGCCGTCACCGTGCTTGGGGTGGTCCTGCGCGACGGCGCTGGCGAGGCCATGGGGGTGATTGCACTGGTGCCCGGCGACGATGGGGCCTCCGCAGCGCTCCGGTCCCTGGCCCGGTTCATCGCCCGCCACGTGTCGATGGTTCTCGAGCGCCAGCGTCTGGTATCGGAGCGCGCGGCTGCGCGGGAGGAGACCGAGATCGTCCTCGGTGCCATGGCAGAGGGCCTCTACGTGCTGGACGCCGAGGGCCGCATCCAGCGCCAGAACGCCGCAGCCCGGGCCCTTGCCGGCGCGGATGCGGCCACCGTGGCGGGCGAGCCCTTCACGGCCTGGATCCGGCCCTGCGAAGGAGAGGCGGACGCTGCCCTGCACACGCTCGCCGACGGCCGGCGGCGCAGCGTTCGCCACGCCTGGCTGCGGCGCGTGGCGGAGGCAGACCCATTGCCGGTGGCCTACGAATGCGCCGCCTTGGAGGCCGGGGATGGCACGATCCGCGGAGCGGTGGTCAGCTTCCGGGACGTGGGCGAGCAGCTGCGCGCCGAGTACGCGCTGCGCGAGCGGGTCAAGGAGCTCAACTGCCTTTACCGCGTGCTGGAGGCGACGGTGGAGCCAGACCGCGCGCTGGCGGAGGTCTGCGCCAGCGTGGTGGAGACCCTGCCGGCAGCGATGCTGCATGACGCGGTGGCGGTGGCATGTGTCCGCGTCGGCCGTGAACGCTTTACCAGCCCGGGCTGGGACGACGCGGAGGAGACCTGCAGCGCGACGATCTGGGGCGATGATGGGCCCATCGGGGAAGTGGCCGTCGGCTACCGGGAGCGGCGCCCGAGCCTGCTGGCGCGCGAGGCGACGTTCCTGCCCGAGGAGCGGGCGATGGTCGAGGCGGTGGCGGCCCACCTCGGGCGCTTCGTCAACGTCCAGCGCACCGCCGCACAGCTGCGCCAGTCCGAGCGCCTGAGCGCGGTGGGTGAGCTCACCGGGGGCGTGGCGCACGACTTCAACAACCTGCTGACGGTGATTCTCGGGGCGGCCGAGAACCTGGGCGCCTCGCTGCCCGAGGACGATTCCGGCCGCGCCCAGGCCATCATGATTCGCACGGCCGCCGAGCGGGGCGCGGATCTCACGCGCCATCTCATCGCCTTCGCGCGCCGCCAGTCGCTGGCGCCCCGGCCGACTCGTGTGGAGGAGGTGCTGGCGGGCATGTGCCCACTGCTCGAGCGCACGCTGGGTGACGACATCGGCGTCGAGCTGGTGGTCTGTGCGGCGCCGCGACCGGCGCTGGTGGACCCTGCCCAGCTGGAGAACGCGCTGCTGAACCTGTGTCTCAACGCCCGCGACGCCATGCCCGACGGGGGTGGCCTGCAGATCGAGCTGCGCGGCGTCGCGATGGACTCGGCGCATGCGGACTGGGGCGAGGACGCCTTGCCCGGCCACTACGTCTGCCTCTCGGTCACCGACACCGGTGCCGGCATGGACGAGGAAACGACGGCGCATGCCTTCGAGCCCTTCTTCACCACCAAGGAGGCCGGTGCCGGCAGTGGCCTCGGGCTCAGCATGGTGTACGGCTTCATGCGCCAGTCCGGCGGCTTCGCCCGCCTCGACTCCGCGCCCGGCGCCGGTACCACCGTGCGCCTGTATCTGCCCGAGGCCGCCGACGAGGCCGGCGACGGTGGCGCCGCGGCAAGCGCTGCCGGGGAAGGAGGCGGTGGCGAGCACATTCTGCTGGTGGAGGACGATGCCCTGGTTCGGGAGCACACGGCCGACGTCCTGCAGGGGCTGGGCTATCGGGTGACGAGCGCCCGCGACGGCCGGGAGGCGCTGGGCATGCTGCGCGGGGCGTCCGACTTCGATCTGCTGTTCAGTGACGTGGTCATGCCCGGCGGGCTGGACGGCTATGCGCTGGCGGAGGCGGTGGGCCGCGTCCGGCCCGGGCTGCCCGTTCTGCTCACCTCCGGCTACCCGGACCGGGTGCAGGCCCATGACGATGCCGGGACCAGCGCGCATTTCCTGCGCAAGCCCTACCGCCGAGCCGAGCTGGCCGCCAAGCTGCGCGAGGTGTTGGTCAACGCCTGACCCGGAGTCTCATCGATTGGCGGCCGCGGATCCAACAGCCGGTCCTGCGCCGCGCTTGGGCCCGCGGCGGTGTCATCGGGGCCGTGGCAGGCGCACTGCGCACAGGCTTGCGATGGCGCCGCCGATCCCCAGCACGACGAAGCTGCTGCCCCAGGCGAGCGCTGGCGCCGCGTGCACGCTGCGCACCATGTCCAGCACCGCGCCGAAGGCCACCGGCGCGGCGGCGCCGGCACCGAAGCCGGCGAGGCTTCGCCAGGCGAGCGTGGCGCCGAGATAGCCGGGGCGCACCTGCTCCGCCAGGGCGGTCGTGAGCACCGGGGAGTCCCCCAGGCAGACGAAGGCGTAGGCCAGCGCCAGGGGGATGAGCACCGCCGCCGGCGCC is from Spiribacter halobius and encodes:
- a CDS encoding inorganic diphosphatase encodes the protein MDAVTRGHASQSPPRVEVVIEIPRGSFLKRGSTGHVDFVSPLPCPFNYGSVPAWLGGEGDLLDAVVLGPRLAIGTRLTVPVRGAVGLAERRLYDDKLICSEQPLGWRTRAAVVGFFRVYICAKRGLNLLRGLPTDGRCTGWGAAQAALQRASPRPSDWRGPPVPF
- a CDS encoding aldo/keto reductase; this translates as MNQSDPQAGVPLTRLGRSGLHVSRIALGTMMFGDRTDREEAARIVDDARERGVNMIDTANAYSHGRSETITGELIAADRDRWILSTKAGMAMGEGPNERGVSRRHLERATAASLGRLGTDVIDVLYLHKEDHGTPLEETVRAVADLIRSGRIRYFGVSNYRAWRVARICDLCDQEGIDRPVVAQVYYHALYRAAELELLPACAALGVGVMGYSPLARGVLTGKYVPGAEPPADSRAAAGNRRMLATEYHPENIAAAARLREHVEGRGGALAPFAVAWALANPLVHGIVAGPRTLAQWQGYFAGLDHAPDADDESAVDALVPPGTSAIAQYVDPSYPPEGRPRAP
- a CDS encoding ATP-binding protein; translated protein: MTGSDDERCQRRVRTQPGLVLPLRVQITTAFLILFGVIALAAGTMAGRSTQALVDESVRASFSGSAELALQELRRLENTARGAAAALAATPLAAATDNRARREHLYVLATVLSAVPGVSAAYVGWPDGDFLLLRPMGPHAARLAAPEGARWLAQWVFDSGPRFDFLDARLNTLEAREGVTYALDPRTRPWFRQAAATSRTIVTAPYIFYTTREPGITAARRGASGAIAGIDVSLRDISARLPSQQPASGTEAAVLGPDDAVIAYSEPERILRLLGETRLADPARDDARLPEVAALGVPVLTALAASEVGATAAPRRLAVGGADWLGVVSPLDDQGMRLAMAVPVAGLAAVPQAMRTRLLQLFGIVAMIAAPLVWWAGRLLARPVERFTAEVERVAALEFSESPAVRTRVSEMADLGRALDTARIALGRFSAICQAVFAEDHDQRLLAGVVDALVDHGGARRCAAWLRDGESGFRLIAARPPADEGPIGEGLARRLAGSDDLTVVTLSGDAAEGGPLAPGGEAVTVLGVVLRDGAGEAMGVIALVPGDDGASAALRSLARFIARHVSMVLERQRLVSERAAAREETEIVLGAMAEGLYVLDAEGRIQRQNAAARALAGADAATVAGEPFTAWIRPCEGEADAALHTLADGRRRSVRHAWLRRVAEADPLPVAYECAALEAGDGTIRGAVVSFRDVGEQLRAEYALRERVKELNCLYRVLEATVEPDRALAEVCASVVETLPAAMLHDAVAVACVRVGRERFTSPGWDDAEETCSATIWGDDGPIGEVAVGYRERRPSLLAREATFLPEERAMVEAVAAHLGRFVNVQRTAAQLRQSERLSAVGELTGGVAHDFNNLLTVILGAAENLGASLPEDDSGRAQAIMIRTAAERGADLTRHLIAFARRQSLAPRPTRVEEVLAGMCPLLERTLGDDIGVELVVCAAPRPALVDPAQLENALLNLCLNARDAMPDGGGLQIELRGVAMDSAHADWGEDALPGHYVCLSVTDTGAGMDEETTAHAFEPFFTTKEAGAGSGLGLSMVYGFMRQSGGFARLDSAPGAGTTVRLYLPEAADEAGDGGAAASAAGEGGGGEHILLVEDDALVREHTADVLQGLGYRVTSARDGREALGMLRGASDFDLLFSDVVMPGGLDGYALAEAVGRVRPGLPVLLTSGYPDRVQAHDDAGTSAHFLRKPYRRAELAAKLREVLVNA